A single region of the Pseudomonas granadensis genome encodes:
- a CDS encoding heavy-metal-associated domain-containing protein, with product MQVFTVQNMSCGHCVKAITNAVQARDPAASVRVDLAAKEVGVESQLDAAQIIEAISEEGYPVKLV from the coding sequence ATGCAAGTGTTCACCGTTCAAAACATGTCTTGCGGCCATTGCGTCAAAGCCATCACCAACGCCGTGCAGGCCAGGGATCCGGCGGCCAGCGTGCGCGTCGACCTGGCCGCTAAAGAAGTCGGCGTCGAAAGCCAGCTGGATGCCGCGCAGATCATCGAAGCGATCAGCGAAGAAGGTTATCCGGTGAAGCTCGTCTGA
- a CDS encoding multidrug effflux MFS transporter, which translates to MNFRTILILGALSAFGPLAIDFYLPAFPAMALAFGTDEQHVQLTLAAYFLGLSLGQLAYGPISDRFGRRIPLLSGVGLFTLASLACAYAPSLEWLIGARFVQALGGCAGMVISRAVVADKCDAVGSAKVFSQLMLVMGLAPILAPMLGGLLVNTSGWQSIFLVLTGFSALAALAVALGLPESMPAHVPRQPLSGALRQYTRLVKDRVYLGHALTGGIAIAGMFAYIAGSPFVFIKLYGVPAEHFGWLFGTNAAGFILVAQVNARLLAKRGPAFLLVRAVWVYFLAGLTLLAVGAMRPEALWPLLIPLFICIASLGCIIPNASACAMNGQGARAGSASAMLGCLQFSIAAGAAALVGVLHDGSAVPMAMVISLCGLLVVSVALLTRRLQNARALAQAQAEA; encoded by the coding sequence ATGAACTTTCGTACCATTTTGATACTTGGCGCCTTGAGCGCTTTCGGTCCATTGGCGATCGACTTCTATCTACCTGCGTTTCCGGCCATGGCGCTGGCATTCGGCACCGATGAGCAGCATGTGCAGCTGACGCTGGCGGCGTACTTCCTCGGCCTGTCGCTGGGCCAACTCGCCTATGGGCCGATTTCCGACCGGTTCGGTCGACGGATTCCATTGCTCAGCGGCGTCGGCCTGTTCACCTTGGCGTCATTGGCCTGTGCCTATGCGCCGAGTCTGGAATGGCTGATCGGCGCGCGTTTCGTCCAGGCGCTCGGCGGATGCGCGGGTATGGTGATTTCCCGTGCGGTGGTCGCCGACAAGTGCGATGCGGTGGGCTCGGCGAAGGTTTTCTCGCAACTGATGCTGGTGATGGGCCTGGCACCGATTCTGGCGCCGATGCTCGGCGGTCTGCTGGTCAATACCAGCGGTTGGCAGTCGATCTTTCTGGTGCTGACCGGTTTCAGCGCCCTCGCGGCTCTGGCCGTGGCGCTTGGCCTGCCGGAAAGCATGCCAGCACACGTGCCACGCCAGCCACTGTCGGGCGCATTGCGCCAATACACGCGACTGGTCAAGGACAGGGTTTATCTGGGCCACGCACTCACCGGCGGTATCGCCATCGCCGGCATGTTCGCTTACATCGCCGGTTCACCCTTTGTGTTCATCAAGTTGTACGGCGTGCCTGCCGAGCATTTCGGCTGGCTGTTCGGCACCAACGCGGCGGGTTTCATTCTGGTGGCGCAGGTCAATGCGCGGCTGTTGGCCAAGCGCGGCCCGGCGTTTCTGCTGGTGCGTGCGGTGTGGGTGTACTTTCTCGCAGGGCTTACCTTGCTGGCGGTCGGCGCGATGCGGCCGGAAGCCTTGTGGCCGTTGCTGATTCCGTTGTTCATCTGCATCGCCAGCCTCGGCTGCATCATCCCCAACGCATCTGCCTGTGCGATGAACGGCCAAGGGGCGCGGGCCGGCAGCGCGTCGGCAATGCTCGGTTGTCTGCAATTCAGCATCGCCGCCGGTGCGGCCGCGCTGGTGGGTGTACTGCACGATGGCAGCGCCGTGCCGATGGCCATGGTCATCAGCCTGTGCGGGTTGCTGGTAGTCAGCGTCGCTTTGCTCACCCGCCGCCTGCAGAATGCCCGGGCATTGGCGCAAGCCCAGGCCGAGGCGTAA
- a CDS encoding zinc-binding alcohol dehydrogenase family protein codes for MKAIAYYASLPISDTNALQDIELPEPVAGPRDLLVEVKAISVNPVDTKVRQNVAPENGAAKVLGWDVAGVVKTVGSDVTLFKAGDKVFYAGSIARAGGNSELHVVDERIVGHMPKTLGFAEAAALPLTAITAWELLFERLQISEGNTDEGQSLLIVGAAGGVGSILTQLAKQLTGLKVIGTASREQTRDWVKALGADVVIDHSQPLSEELKRAGLDSVTHVASLTQTDQHLEQLVEALAPQGKLALIDDPKSLDVSKLKRKSLSLHWEFMYTRSLFETPDMIEQHNLLNRVAQLIDAGTLKTTVGEHFGTINAANLRRAHELLESGKAKGKIVLEGF; via the coding sequence ATGAAAGCCATCGCCTATTACGCATCCTTGCCGATCAGCGACACCAACGCCTTGCAGGACATCGAACTGCCGGAACCGGTCGCCGGCCCGCGCGACCTGCTGGTGGAAGTCAAAGCCATTTCGGTCAACCCGGTCGACACCAAAGTGCGGCAGAACGTAGCCCCGGAAAACGGCGCTGCGAAAGTGCTGGGCTGGGACGTCGCTGGTGTGGTCAAGACCGTGGGCAGCGACGTGACGCTGTTCAAGGCCGGCGATAAAGTCTTCTACGCGGGGTCGATCGCACGTGCCGGCGGCAACAGCGAGTTGCATGTCGTCGATGAGCGCATCGTCGGTCACATGCCGAAAACCCTCGGTTTTGCCGAAGCCGCCGCGCTGCCGCTGACCGCGATCACGGCCTGGGAATTGCTCTTCGAGCGTCTGCAAATCAGCGAAGGCAACACCGACGAAGGCCAGAGCCTGCTGATCGTCGGCGCGGCCGGCGGGGTCGGTTCGATCCTCACGCAGTTGGCGAAGCAACTGACCGGCCTGAAGGTCATCGGCACCGCGTCCCGCGAACAGACCCGCGACTGGGTCAAGGCGTTGGGCGCCGATGTTGTGATCGATCACAGTCAGCCGTTGAGCGAAGAACTCAAGCGCGCCGGCCTCGACAGCGTGACCCATGTCGCCAGCCTGACCCAGACCGACCAGCATCTGGAGCAACTGGTCGAGGCGTTGGCGCCGCAGGGCAAACTGGCGCTGATCGACGATCCGAAGTCGCTGGACGTGAGCAAACTCAAGCGCAAGAGCCTGTCTCTGCACTGGGAGTTCATGTACACCCGCTCGCTGTTCGAGACGCCGGACATGATCGAGCAGCACAATCTGCTCAACCGCGTCGCGCAACTGATCGATGCCGGCACTTTGAAAACCACTGTCGGCGAACACTTCGGCACCATCAATGCAGCCAACCTGCGTCGCGCCCATGAACTGCTGGAAAGCGGCAAGGCCAAGGGAAAAATTGTTTTAGAAGGTTTCTGA